The following proteins come from a genomic window of Sinorhizobium fredii NGR234:
- the purU gene encoding formyltetrahydrofolate deformylase encodes MHTYVLTVTCKSTRGIVAALSGYLAEQGCNIIDSSQFDDLQTGLFFMRISFISEQGVGRAALEEGLKPIAATFAMETALHDQSERTKALLMVSRFGHCLNDLLYRWKIGALPIDIVGVVSNHFDYQKVVVNHDIPFHCIKVTKENKPKAEAQLLDFVEQTGAELIVLARYMQVLSDALCKKMSGRIINIHHSFLPSFKGANPYKQAYERGVKLIGATAHYVTADLDEGPIIEQDIARITHAQSAEDYVSIGRDVESQVLARAVHAHIHHRCFINGNRVVVFPPSPGSYASERMG; translated from the coding sequence ATGCACACATACGTTTTGACGGTAACCTGCAAATCCACCCGCGGCATCGTCGCGGCGCTTTCCGGCTATCTCGCCGAACAGGGCTGCAACATCATCGACAGCTCGCAGTTCGACGATCTTCAAACCGGCTTGTTCTTCATGCGCATCAGCTTCATCTCCGAACAGGGCGTCGGTCGTGCCGCGCTCGAGGAAGGGCTGAAGCCGATCGCCGCGACGTTCGCGATGGAGACGGCGCTGCATGACCAGTCAGAGCGCACCAAGGCGCTGCTGATGGTGTCGCGTTTCGGCCATTGCCTGAACGACCTGCTCTACCGCTGGAAGATCGGCGCGCTGCCGATCGACATCGTCGGCGTCGTCTCCAACCACTTCGACTACCAGAAGGTCGTCGTCAACCACGACATTCCGTTCCACTGCATCAAGGTGACGAAGGAGAACAAGCCGAAGGCCGAAGCCCAGCTTTTGGACTTCGTCGAGCAGACCGGCGCCGAGCTGATCGTGCTGGCCCGCTACATGCAGGTGCTGTCGGATGCGCTCTGCAAGAAGATGTCGGGGCGGATCATCAACATCCACCACTCCTTCCTGCCGTCGTTCAAGGGCGCCAATCCCTACAAGCAGGCCTATGAGCGCGGCGTCAAGCTGATCGGCGCGACGGCGCACTACGTCACCGCCGACCTCGACGAGGGGCCGATCATCGAGCAGGACATCGCCCGCATCACCCATGCGCAGTCGGCCGAGGACTATGTCTCGATCGGCCGCGACGTCGAAAGCCAGGTGCTGGCCCGGGCGGTGCACGCCCATATCCACCACCGCTGCTTCATCAACGGCAACCGCGTCGTCGTCTTCCCGCCGAGCCCGGGCAGCTACGCGTCGGAACGGATGGGCTGA
- a CDS encoding amino acid synthesis family protein, whose protein sequence is MPIEIRKTLLQVETTLIEGGKAAPAPLKLYSAIAVVKNPWAGAGYVENLKPEIHAGAPVLGELLTKMIIDAVGSGEAVEAYGKSAIVGLDGEIEHASALIHTLRFGNHYRQAVGAKSYLAFCNTRGPANAPLMIPLMDKNDEGRRSHYLTIQTSVPDAPAANEIVVALGASVGGRPHHRIGDRYQDLRDLGQDVANPAGV, encoded by the coding sequence ATGCCCATCGAAATCCGTAAGACGCTGCTGCAGGTGGAGACGACGCTGATCGAGGGCGGGAAAGCTGCCCCGGCCCCCCTGAAGCTCTATTCCGCCATCGCCGTCGTGAAAAACCCCTGGGCCGGCGCCGGCTATGTCGAGAATCTGAAGCCGGAAATTCACGCCGGCGCCCCGGTGCTTGGCGAGTTGCTGACGAAGATGATCATCGACGCGGTCGGCTCAGGCGAGGCGGTCGAGGCCTACGGCAAATCGGCGATCGTCGGCCTTGACGGCGAGATCGAGCACGCCTCGGCGCTGATCCACACGCTGCGCTTCGGCAACCATTATCGCCAAGCGGTCGGCGCCAAGTCCTACCTGGCCTTCTGCAATACGCGTGGCCCCGCAAACGCGCCCTTGATGATCCCGCTGATGGACAAGAACGACGAGGGGCGTCGCTCGCATTATCTGACCATCCAGACCTCGGTGCCGGACGCGCCGGCGGCAAACGAGATCGTCGTTGCGCTCGGCGCTTCGGTGGGCGGGCGTCCGCATCATCGCATTGGCGACCGCTACCAGGATTTGAGGGATCTCGGACAGGACGTCGCCAACCCGGCCGGCGTTTGA
- a CDS encoding NIPSNAP family protein has translation MFYEIRTYRLKNGAIPAYLKVVEEEGIALQKKHLGELVAYFFSEIGPINEIVHIWAYVSLDDRELRRAALMEDPDWRAFIPKIRDLIEVAENKIMKAARFSPTGGSAS, from the coding sequence ATGTTCTACGAGATCCGCACCTACCGGCTGAAGAACGGCGCGATCCCAGCCTACCTGAAGGTGGTCGAGGAAGAGGGGATTGCCCTCCAGAAGAAGCATCTCGGCGAACTCGTCGCCTATTTCTTCTCCGAGATCGGGCCGATCAACGAGATCGTCCACATCTGGGCCTACGTGAGCCTCGACGACCGCGAACTGCGCCGGGCGGCCCTCATGGAAGACCCCGACTGGCGGGCTTTCATCCCCAAAATACGCGACCTCATAGAAGTCGCGGAGAACAAGATCATGAAGGCGGCGCGCTTTTCGCCGACAGGCGGCAGCGCGTCATAG
- a CDS encoding LLM class flavin-dependent oxidoreductase, which yields MKFSLFVHLERLNPGQTDESLYREFIALCEIADKGGMHAIWTGEHHGMSFTIAPNPFLSIADLARRTKNVRLGTGTVIAPFWHPIKLAGEAAMTDIITGGRLDIGIARGAYSFEYERLAPGLDAWGAGQRMRELIPAIKGLWQGDYAHESEFWTFPSTTSAPKPVQEPHPPIWVAARDPNSHEFAVANGCNVQVTPLWNGDGEIASLMERFEAACTKNPEVKRPKIMLLQHAYVGTDEADLEQAAKELSVYYNYFFAWFKNERPIRQGLIETITEDEMAENAIVAPEIMRKNLAVGTADQVIARLKAYEAMGYDEYSFWIDTGMSFERKKASLERFIAEVMPAFAE from the coding sequence ATGAAATTCTCGCTTTTCGTGCATCTCGAGCGGCTCAATCCCGGACAAACGGACGAGAGCCTCTATCGCGAGTTCATTGCGCTCTGCGAAATCGCCGACAAAGGCGGCATGCACGCGATCTGGACCGGTGAGCATCACGGCATGAGCTTCACCATCGCGCCCAATCCGTTCCTGAGCATCGCCGATCTCGCCCGCCGCACGAAGAATGTCCGGCTCGGCACCGGCACGGTGATCGCGCCGTTCTGGCACCCGATCAAGCTCGCCGGTGAAGCGGCAATGACCGACATCATCACCGGCGGCAGGCTCGACATCGGCATCGCCCGCGGCGCCTACAGCTTCGAATACGAGCGGCTCGCGCCCGGCCTCGACGCCTGGGGCGCCGGCCAGCGGATGCGCGAGCTCATCCCGGCGATCAAGGGGCTGTGGCAGGGCGACTACGCGCATGAGAGCGAGTTCTGGACCTTTCCGTCGACGACCTCGGCGCCGAAGCCTGTGCAGGAGCCGCATCCGCCGATCTGGGTCGCGGCACGCGACCCGAACAGTCATGAATTCGCGGTCGCCAATGGCTGCAACGTGCAGGTCACGCCGCTCTGGAACGGCGACGGCGAGATTGCCAGCCTGATGGAGCGCTTCGAGGCGGCTTGCACCAAGAACCCGGAAGTCAAGCGCCCGAAGATCATGCTGCTGCAGCACGCCTATGTCGGCACGGACGAAGCCGATCTCGAGCAGGCGGCCAAGGAACTGAGCGTTTATTACAACTACTTCTTTGCCTGGTTCAAAAACGAAAGGCCGATCCGGCAGGGTCTCATCGAAACCATCACCGAAGACGAGATGGCGGAAAACGCCATCGTCGCGCCGGAGATAATGCGCAAGAACCTCGCCGTCGGAACTGCCGATCAGGTGATCGCTCGGCTGAAGGCCTACGAGGCGATGGGCTATGACGAGTATTCCTTCTGGATCGATACGGGCATGAGCTTCGAGCGCAAGAAGGCCTCGCTCGAGCGCTTCATCGCCGAGGTCATGCCGGCATTTGCGGAGTAG
- a CDS encoding ABC transporter permease codes for MLSRTDAKAAGSNVPARRLTLTDFDLTLPALGLLVLFFVVPVAILLARSVSEPVPGLGNYAELLGSSTYLRIFANTFLVSGLVTFVSLLIGFPVAWALAVMPSRFASVVFAILLLSMWTNLLARTYAWMVLLQRTGVVNKLLIGLGLIDKPLPLVNNLTGVTIGMTYIMLPFIILPLYGVIRKIDPAILQAAALCGANRWQSLVRVLLPLAMPGMAAGALMVFVMSLGYFVTPALLGGTANMMLAELIAQFVQSLVNWGMGGAAALVLLVVTLALYAVQLRFFGTDRMGGR; via the coding sequence ATGTTGTCGCGCACCGACGCGAAGGCGGCAGGATCGAACGTCCCCGCGCGCCGCCTGACGCTCACCGACTTCGACCTGACCTTGCCGGCGCTCGGCCTCCTGGTCCTGTTCTTCGTCGTGCCGGTCGCCATCCTGCTGGCGCGGAGCGTCTCGGAGCCCGTACCGGGCCTCGGAAACTATGCCGAACTGCTGGGCTCCTCGACCTATCTCAGGATTTTCGCGAACACCTTCCTGGTGTCAGGCCTGGTCACCTTCGTGTCGCTGCTCATCGGCTTTCCCGTCGCCTGGGCGCTGGCGGTGATGCCGAGCCGCTTCGCTTCGGTGGTCTTCGCCATCCTGCTCCTGTCGATGTGGACCAATCTCTTGGCGCGCACCTATGCCTGGATGGTGCTCTTGCAGCGCACCGGCGTCGTCAACAAACTCTTGATCGGGCTGGGTCTCATCGACAAGCCGCTGCCGCTCGTCAACAACCTGACCGGCGTGACGATCGGCATGACCTATATCATGCTGCCCTTCATCATCCTGCCGCTCTATGGCGTCATCCGGAAGATCGATCCGGCCATCCTGCAGGCGGCGGCGCTCTGCGGCGCCAACCGCTGGCAATCGCTCGTGCGTGTCCTCCTGCCGCTGGCAATGCCCGGCATGGCGGCCGGCGCGCTGATGGTCTTCGTCATGTCGCTCGGCTACTTCGTCACCCCCGCGCTGCTCGGCGGCACGGCGAACATGATGCTTGCCGAACTGATCGCGCAATTCGTCCAGTCTCTCGTCAATTGGGGCATGGGCGGTGCGGCGGCCCTGGTGCTCCTCGTCGTCACCCTGGCGCTCTATGCGGTGCAACTGCGCTTCTTCGGCACCGACCGGATGGGAGGACGCTGA
- a CDS encoding flavin reductase, translated as MTTASLDPRALRDAFGSFMTGVTVVTANDASGNPIGFTANSFASVSIDPPLLLVCIAKTSRNFATVTAAKGFGVNVLSDKQMAVSNTFAKPVEDRFASVEWRIGPHGAPILAGVSAWFDCSMNEIVDAGDHAILIGRVEAFENGAMAGLGFARGSYITPGLSGKAVSAAAEGVPLIAAVVERDGAVLLIPETDGRWRLPQMALKGGEALAALQDHLAATTGLGIEVGFLYSVYDNKTTGHQHIVYRAAADPGDTQDGRFIPLAELPLDRMDNSATADLLKRFAAESALGNFGVYVGDEKQGKVHPYARKA; from the coding sequence ATGACAACAGCTTCTTTGGATCCACGCGCGCTGCGCGACGCCTTCGGTTCATTCATGACCGGCGTGACGGTGGTCACGGCGAATGATGCGTCCGGAAACCCGATCGGCTTTACCGCGAACTCCTTTGCATCGGTGTCGATCGATCCGCCGCTGCTGCTGGTCTGCATCGCCAAGACGTCGCGCAATTTCGCGACGGTGACCGCGGCCAAGGGGTTTGGCGTCAACGTCCTCTCCGACAAGCAGATGGCCGTTTCCAACACCTTCGCGAAGCCGGTGGAGGATCGGTTCGCATCGGTCGAATGGAGGATCGGCCCTCATGGCGCGCCGATCCTGGCTGGGGTCAGTGCCTGGTTCGACTGCTCCATGAACGAGATCGTCGATGCCGGTGACCACGCCATCCTGATCGGCCGCGTCGAGGCCTTCGAGAACGGCGCCATGGCCGGCCTCGGCTTCGCGCGCGGCAGCTACATCACGCCCGGTCTCTCCGGCAAGGCAGTCTCGGCCGCCGCCGAAGGCGTGCCGCTGATTGCCGCCGTCGTCGAGCGCGACGGCGCGGTCCTCTTGATCCCCGAGACGGACGGCCGCTGGCGCCTGCCGCAGATGGCTCTCAAGGGCGGTGAGGCGCTGGCGGCGCTACAGGACCATCTGGCGGCAACGACAGGATTGGGGATCGAAGTCGGTTTCCTCTATTCGGTCTACGACAATAAGACGACCGGGCACCAGCACATCGTCTATCGCGCCGCCGCCGACCCCGGCGACACCCAGGACGGGCGCTTCATTCCTCTCGCGGAATTGCCGCTCGACAGGATGGACAACTCCGCCACCGCCGATCTCTTGAAGCGCTTTGCCGCCGAGAGCGCCCTTGGCAACTTCGGCGTCTACGTGGGCGATGAGAAACAAGGCAAGGTTCACCCCTATGCCAGAAAGGCCTGA
- a CDS encoding ABC transporter permease, translated as MLLNFDRLGWWKLVLIGITLLTAAFLLLPILFIAALSFGSSQWLIFPPPGWTLQWYRELFADPRWLESAWTSFQIAIIVTVLSVLLGLVTSFGLTRGRFLFRETLKALFLTPMILPVVVLAVALYAFFLQIGLNGTLTGFVISHLVLALPFSILSITSALEGFDKSIEDAAVLCGASPFEAKIRVTLPAISHGIFSAAIFSFLTSWDEVVVAIFMASPTLQTLPVKVWATLRQDLTPVVAAASTLLILLTVLLMVLVAVVRKGLKS; from the coding sequence ATGCTCCTGAATTTCGACCGTCTCGGCTGGTGGAAGCTGGTTCTGATCGGCATCACGTTGCTGACAGCCGCTTTCCTGCTCCTGCCCATCCTGTTCATCGCGGCGCTCTCCTTCGGCTCGTCGCAATGGCTGATCTTTCCGCCGCCCGGCTGGACGCTCCAATGGTACCGGGAGCTTTTCGCCGACCCGCGCTGGCTGGAATCCGCCTGGACGAGCTTCCAGATCGCGATCATCGTCACGGTGCTTTCGGTTCTGCTCGGTCTGGTCACCTCATTCGGGCTGACGCGCGGGCGCTTCCTGTTCCGCGAGACGCTGAAAGCCCTGTTCCTGACGCCGATGATCCTGCCCGTCGTCGTTCTCGCCGTGGCGCTCTACGCGTTCTTCCTGCAGATCGGCCTCAACGGAACGCTGACCGGCTTCGTGATTTCCCATCTGGTGCTTGCGCTGCCCTTCTCGATCCTGTCGATCACCAGTGCGCTCGAGGGATTCGACAAATCGATCGAGGATGCCGCGGTGCTGTGCGGCGCCTCGCCGTTCGAGGCGAAGATCCGCGTGACGCTGCCGGCGATCAGCCACGGCATCTTTTCGGCGGCGATCTTCTCGTTCCTGACCTCATGGGACGAAGTCGTCGTCGCGATCTTCATGGCGAGCCCGACCTTGCAGACGCTTCCCGTCAAGGTCTGGGCGACGTTGCGGCAGGATCTGACGCCGGTCGTCGCCGCCGCCTCCACGCTTCTCATCCTGCTGACCGTGCTTTTGATGGTGCTTGTCGCCGTCGTTCGCAAAGGACTGAAATCATGA
- a CDS encoding aldehyde dehydrogenase translates to MQRFQCYIDGEFADGEGRFESVDPATGAAWAEMPEAREADVDRAVEAAHKALDAGPWSKLTATLRGKLLYRLADLVAENAQRLAELETRDTGKIIRETSAQIAYVAEYYRYYAGIADKIEGSYLPIDKPDMEVWLRREPIGVVAMVVPWNSQLFLSAVKIGPALAAGCTMVVKASEDGPAPLLQFARLVHEAGFPAGVVNIITGFGPACGAALSRHPKVDHIAFTGGPETARHVVRNSAENLASTSLELGGKSPFIVFADADLESAANAQVAGIFAATGQSCVAGSRLIVEKSVKDRFLEILKRKAEAICIGSPLDMATEVGPLATERQRAHIQALLGRSLAAGARLVTGGTAPDGAGFFYQPTILDCDGNSTPALEEEFFGPVLSVVSFETEAEALALANATRYGLAAGLFTRDLTRAHRLMKGIRTGIVWVNTYRAVSPIAPFGGFGLSGHGREGGMEAALDFTRTKTVWLRTSDDPIPDPFVMR, encoded by the coding sequence ATGCAACGCTTCCAGTGTTACATCGATGGCGAATTTGCAGATGGCGAAGGCCGGTTCGAAAGCGTCGACCCGGCGACTGGCGCCGCCTGGGCGGAGATGCCGGAGGCACGGGAAGCCGATGTCGATCGCGCCGTCGAGGCCGCACACAAGGCTCTCGACGCGGGACCGTGGTCCAAGCTGACCGCCACGCTGCGCGGCAAGCTTCTCTATAGGCTTGCCGACCTCGTCGCCGAGAACGCGCAGAGACTTGCGGAACTGGAGACGCGAGACACCGGCAAGATCATCCGCGAGACCTCGGCGCAGATCGCCTATGTGGCGGAATATTATCGTTACTATGCCGGGATCGCCGACAAGATCGAAGGCTCCTATCTGCCGATCGACAAGCCGGACATGGAGGTGTGGCTGCGTCGCGAGCCGATCGGCGTTGTCGCCATGGTGGTGCCCTGGAACAGCCAACTCTTTCTCTCGGCGGTGAAGATCGGCCCGGCACTGGCGGCCGGCTGCACCATGGTGGTGAAGGCTTCGGAAGACGGGCCGGCGCCGCTCCTCCAATTTGCCCGGCTCGTCCATGAGGCAGGCTTTCCGGCCGGCGTCGTCAACATCATCACCGGCTTCGGACCCGCCTGCGGCGCGGCGCTCAGCCGTCATCCGAAGGTGGATCATATCGCCTTTACCGGCGGGCCGGAGACGGCGCGGCATGTGGTGCGCAACTCCGCGGAGAACCTCGCCTCGACCTCGCTGGAGCTCGGCGGCAAGTCGCCCTTCATCGTCTTTGCCGACGCCGATCTCGAGAGTGCGGCGAATGCGCAGGTCGCCGGCATCTTTGCCGCAACCGGCCAGAGCTGTGTCGCCGGCTCGCGCCTGATCGTCGAGAAGAGCGTCAAGGACCGCTTCCTGGAAATCCTGAAGAGGAAGGCCGAAGCCATCTGCATCGGCAGCCCACTCGACATGGCGACCGAGGTCGGACCGCTCGCGACCGAACGCCAGCGCGCCCACATTCAAGCGCTGCTCGGGCGCTCGCTTGCCGCCGGCGCGAGACTGGTCACGGGTGGTACCGCCCCGGATGGAGCGGGGTTCTTCTACCAGCCGACCATTCTCGATTGCGACGGCAATTCGACGCCCGCGCTCGAGGAGGAGTTCTTCGGCCCCGTGCTTTCCGTGGTTTCCTTCGAAACCGAAGCCGAGGCGCTCGCGCTTGCCAACGCCACTCGCTACGGTCTCGCCGCCGGCCTTTTCACCCGCGATCTCACGCGCGCACATCGCCTGATGAAAGGCATCCGCACCGGAATCGTCTGGGTCAACACCTACCGGGCGGTCTCACCGATCGCGCCCTTCGGTGGCTTCGGGCTCTCAGGTCACGGACGCGAGGGCGGCATGGAGGCCGCGCTTGATTTCACGCGCACGAAGACCGTGTGGCTCCGGACCTCGGACGACCCCATCCCCGATCCCTTCGTGATGCGGTGA
- a CDS encoding alpha/beta fold hydrolase, protein MLQSERMELTGLGARRARTAHGAAFFETGQGEPLVLIHGVGMRLEAWAPQIAALSSRCRVIAVDMPGHGESERLYPAATLEDFVAWLGVLIDELKLDRVNIAGHSMGALIAGGAAATFGERIRRVALLNGVYRRDAEAKAAVVARARTIGKGAADVDGPLKRWFGEGSETAPVYALTRSWLQAVDPEGYATAYNAFAHGDDVYAARWPEVRCPALFLTGSEDPNSTPEMARAMAAAAPFGWAQIIEGHRHMVNLTAPDAVNAILADWLSREGERS, encoded by the coding sequence ATGCTTCAATCCGAGCGAATGGAATTGACGGGCCTCGGCGCCAGGCGGGCGCGAACGGCGCATGGCGCGGCCTTTTTCGAGACCGGCCAAGGCGAGCCGCTTGTGCTCATCCACGGCGTCGGTATGCGGCTCGAGGCCTGGGCGCCGCAGATTGCCGCCCTTTCATCCCGCTGCCGCGTCATCGCCGTCGATATGCCGGGCCATGGCGAGAGCGAAAGGCTGTATCCTGCCGCGACGCTTGAGGATTTCGTCGCCTGGCTCGGCGTCCTGATTGACGAGCTGAAGCTCGACCGCGTCAATATCGCCGGCCATTCTATGGGTGCATTGATTGCCGGCGGCGCGGCCGCGACCTTTGGTGAACGCATCCGCCGCGTCGCGCTCCTGAATGGCGTCTACCGGCGCGATGCTGAAGCGAAGGCAGCCGTCGTCGCCCGGGCCCGGACGATCGGCAAGGGTGCCGCCGATGTCGACGGGCCGCTGAAACGCTGGTTCGGCGAAGGCAGTGAAACCGCGCCGGTCTACGCGCTGACGCGAAGCTGGCTGCAGGCCGTCGATCCCGAAGGCTATGCGACGGCCTATAATGCCTTTGCACATGGCGACGATGTCTATGCCGCGCGCTGGCCTGAGGTGCGTTGCCCGGCCCTGTTCCTGACCGGCTCGGAAGACCCGAATTCGACGCCCGAAATGGCGCGTGCCATGGCCGCCGCGGCACCGTTCGGCTGGGCGCAGATCATCGAAGGGCACCGCCACATGGTCAATCTGACGGCGCCCGATGCGGTCAACGCGATCCTCGCGGACTGGCTCTCAAGGGAAGGGGAGAGGTCATGA
- a CDS encoding polyamine ABC transporter substrate-binding protein, with translation MKKILVLAATAATIATAMPATAADLVFSSWGGTTQDAQKISWAEKFTEKTGINVLQDGPTDYGKLKAMVEAAAVTWDVVDVEGDYAAQAGKNGLLEKLDFSVIDKSKLDPRFVTDYSVGSFYYSFVIGCNKDAVDACPKSWADLFDTEKFPGKRAFYKWSAPGVIEAALLADGVPADKLYPLDLDRAFKKLDTIKPDIIWWSGGAQSQQLLASAEAPFGSVWNGRMTALAQSGINAETSWEQNITAADSLVVPKGAKNKEAAMQFIALATSAQPQADLAKATGYAPINLDSPKLMDAELAKTLPDAQTASQVNADMTYWAENRDAIGERWYAWQAE, from the coding sequence ATGAAGAAGATACTCGTTCTGGCGGCCACTGCCGCGACAATTGCAACAGCCATGCCGGCCACGGCTGCGGATCTTGTCTTTTCGAGCTGGGGAGGCACGACACAGGACGCCCAGAAGATCTCCTGGGCCGAGAAGTTCACCGAAAAGACCGGCATAAACGTCCTTCAGGACGGCCCGACCGACTACGGCAAGCTGAAGGCCATGGTCGAGGCGGCCGCCGTCACCTGGGACGTCGTCGATGTCGAGGGCGACTACGCCGCCCAGGCCGGCAAGAACGGCCTGCTCGAGAAGCTGGATTTCTCTGTCATCGATAAGTCGAAGCTCGATCCGCGCTTCGTCACCGATTACTCGGTCGGCAGCTTCTATTATTCCTTCGTCATCGGCTGCAACAAGGATGCGGTAGATGCCTGCCCGAAGTCTTGGGCGGACCTCTTCGACACCGAGAAGTTCCCCGGCAAGCGCGCCTTCTACAAGTGGTCGGCTCCGGGTGTCATCGAGGCGGCGCTGCTTGCCGACGGCGTGCCGGCCGACAAGCTCTATCCGCTCGATCTCGACCGCGCCTTCAAGAAGCTCGACACGATCAAGCCGGATATCATCTGGTGGTCCGGCGGCGCCCAGTCGCAGCAGCTTCTCGCGTCCGCCGAGGCGCCGTTCGGCAGTGTGTGGAACGGCCGTATGACGGCGCTCGCGCAGAGCGGCATCAATGCCGAGACCTCCTGGGAACAGAATATTACCGCCGCCGACTCGCTGGTCGTGCCAAAGGGCGCGAAGAACAAGGAGGCAGCGATGCAGTTCATCGCGCTCGCCACCTCTGCGCAGCCGCAAGCTGATCTCGCCAAGGCCACCGGCTACGCCCCCATCAACCTCGATTCCCCGAAGCTGATGGACGCGGAACTGGCAAAGACGCTGCCGGACGCGCAGACGGCGAGCCAGGTCAACGCCGACATGACCTACTGGGCCGAAAACCGCGACGCCATTGGTGAGCGCTGGTACGCCTGGCAGGCGGAATAA
- a CDS encoding ABC transporter ATP-binding protein, which translates to MSKPFLQIRGIRKEYGPVTAVHDVNLDVAQGEFLTFLGPSGSGKSTTLYILAGFEDPTRGDIMLNGQSLLSTPSHKRNIGMVFQRYTLFPHLSVGENIAFPLKVRRLPKAEIDAKVRDMLKLVRLEGFEDRKPAQMSGGQQQRVALARALAYDPPVLLMDEPLSALDKKLREEIQHEIRRIHQQTEVTILYVTHDQEEALRLSDRIAVFSKGVIDQIGTGPELYANPATRFVAEFIGDSDFLPCDLVTAANGRADIALAGTTVIPNVPMHGKAVAGGKAALMLRPERLRLMRSAPGGATALPVTVSDITFLGNNIHVATETAKGDALAVRLPFGHEAISSLNRGDSVWLGFDPASAHVFC; encoded by the coding sequence ATGAGCAAACCCTTCCTGCAAATCCGCGGCATCCGCAAGGAATACGGGCCTGTCACCGCCGTTCACGACGTCAATCTCGACGTGGCGCAGGGGGAGTTCCTGACCTTCCTCGGGCCCTCCGGCTCGGGAAAGAGCACGACGCTCTATATTCTCGCCGGCTTCGAGGATCCGACCCGCGGCGACATCATGCTGAACGGCCAGTCGCTGCTGTCGACGCCGTCGCACAAGCGCAATATCGGCATGGTGTTCCAGCGCTATACGCTTTTCCCGCATCTCTCCGTCGGCGAGAACATCGCCTTCCCGCTGAAGGTCAGGCGGCTTCCGAAGGCCGAGATCGATGCCAAGGTGCGCGACATGCTGAAGCTCGTGCGGCTCGAAGGCTTCGAGGACCGCAAGCCGGCGCAGATGTCCGGTGGCCAGCAGCAGCGCGTTGCGCTGGCCCGCGCGCTCGCCTACGACCCGCCGGTCCTGCTGATGGACGAGCCGCTTTCGGCGCTCGACAAGAAGCTCAGAGAGGAAATCCAGCACGAGATCCGCCGCATCCACCAGCAGACCGAGGTGACGATCCTCTATGTCACCCATGACCAGGAGGAGGCGCTGCGGCTTTCCGACCGGATTGCCGTCTTTTCGAAGGGGGTGATCGACCAGATCGGCACGGGGCCGGAACTCTATGCCAACCCGGCGACCCGTTTCGTCGCCGAGTTCATCGGCGACAGCGATTTCCTGCCCTGCGACCTGGTGACGGCGGCAAACGGCAGGGCGGACATCGCGCTCGCCGGCACGACGGTCATCCCGAACGTTCCGATGCACGGCAAGGCGGTCGCAGGCGGCAAGGCGGCGCTGATGCTGCGGCCGGAACGCTTGCGGCTGATGCGATCGGCGCCGGGGGGCGCGACAGCGCTTCCCGTCACGGTCAGCGACATCACCTTCCTCGGCAACAACATCCATGTCGCGACTGAGACCGCAAAGGGCGACGCGCTGGCGGTCCGCCTTCCCTTCGGCCATGAGGCGATTTCCAGCCTCAACCGCGGCGACAGCGTCTGGCTCGGCTTCGACCCGGCCTCGGCACACGTCTTCTGCTGA